The Bombus huntii isolate Logan2020A chromosome 6, iyBomHunt1.1, whole genome shotgun sequence genome window below encodes:
- the LOC126866759 gene encoding uncharacterized protein LOC126866759 gives MRILQTNLGRSRRAQDLLYQTIRESTVALAVVAEPYRVPNAPEWVGDTDGMVAVSWTSTPGAFAHGALLERGNGYAAVEWAGMMVVGVYVSPNSGRAAFEEFLDGVGDCVRRQLLRQVLVLGDFNAHSTEWGNARTNARGRTLSNWAAGLGLLLVNRGSTSTCVTCRGSSIVDITWASPEAFRRISGWRVAEGVETLSDNLYIFTEVDAPGPGMPTTNDGRGPPRKRRAEA, from the coding sequence ATGCGCATCCTCCAGACTAACCTGGGAAGGTCAAGGCGAGCACAAGACCTGCTCTACCAAACCATCCGGGAGAGCACGGTCGCCCTAGCGGTGGTGGCGGAACCATACAGAGTTCCGAATGCCCCGGAGTGGGTCGGAGACACGGATGGAATGGTTGCCGTCAGCTGGACATCAACGCCCGGGGCGTTCGCCCACGGAGCCCTGCTGGAACGCGGCAACGGGTACGCCGCGGTCGAGTGGGCAGGGATGATGGTGGTGGGGGTGTACGTGTCACCTAACAGCGGACGGGCAGCGTTCGAGGAATTCCTAGACGGAGTTGGCGACTGCGTCAGGCGACAACTCCTCCGACAAGTGCTCGTCCTGGGAGACTTCAACGCGCACTCCACGGAATGGGGGAACGCCAGAACCAACGCGCGCGGCCGCACGCTATCAAACTGGGCCGCGGGACTTGGACTTCTGTTGGTGAACAGGGGCTCGACCAGTACCTGCGTGACCTGCAGAGGGAGCTCCATTGTTGACATAACATGGGCCTCCCCCGAGGCATTCAGGCGGATCTCAGGCTGGAGAGTGGCCGAAGGGGTCGAGACGCTGTCGGACAACCTCTACATATTCACGGAGGTGGACGCACCTGGACCTGGAATGCCGACGACAAACGACGGGCGCGGCCCGCCGAGAAAAAGACGAGCCGAGGCCTag
- the LOC126866760 gene encoding uncharacterized protein LOC126866760, with protein sequence MRKTITGGVILEVPEDQGREKAAALAAQLTRALDPNEVRVATPFRAAEARVSLIDIAATKAEIQNTLAKESGCKPEDIRLGELRPARNGLGTVWIRGPASAVRKLAQAGKVAIGWSTAKVEAIERRPLQCYRCLGIGHTGKTCTAKEDKGHLCFRCGEPGHQARACTTASPKCLLCEALGAPSVHRMGGLACAPSKKGTKGAARGSTAARGSEKGSPSQSDPKPANKEVGTEEATNKERTPRN encoded by the coding sequence ATGCGGAAGACCATCACCGGAGGCGTCATCTTAGAGGTCCCTGAGGACCAGGGAAGGGAGAAGGCCGCAGCGCTCGCAGCACAGCTGACGCGGGCTCTGGACCCGAACGAGGTCCGCGTAGCGACCCCTTTCCGAGCCGCGGAGGCAAGGGTGTCCCTGATAGACATAGCGGCCACCAAGGCGGAAATCCAGAACACCCTGGCGAAGGAGAGCGGCTGCAAGCCGGAGGACATCCGGCTGGGAGAACTCCGCCCCGCCCGGAACGGACTTGGCACCGTGTGGATACGAGGCCCTGCCAGTGCAGTGAGGAAACTGGCCCAGGCTGGAAAGGTCGCCATAGGCTGGTCGACGGCGAAGGTCGAAGCCATCGAACGGAGACCGTTGCAGTGTTACAGGTGCCTTGGGATAGGACACACGGGGAAGACCTGCACCGCCAAGGAGGACAAGGGGCACCTGTGCTTCAGATGCGGCGAACCGGGGCACCAGGCGAGAGCATGCACTACTGCGAGCCCGAAATGCCTGCTCTGCGAGGCGCTTGGAGCACCGTCGGTGCACAGGATGGGGGGACTGGCCTGCGCCCCTTCGAAGAAAGGAACGAAAGGAGCCGCCCGCGGATCCACGGCTGCAAGAGGCAGCGAGAAAGGCTCCCCGTCGCAAAGCGACCCTAAGCCCGCGAACAAGGAGGTAGGCACGGAGGAAGCCACAAACAAGGAAAGAACACCAAGGAACTGA